The genomic stretch GGAACCGTCATTGAAGTGAATGCTTCACTGATGGATGAGCCAGGCACTATGAATGACGATCCTATGAATGATGGTTGGATGATTCGCATCGAGATGGACACTGAAAAAGAGTTGGCCAACCTCATGCGCGCTCCCGACTATAAAAAACTGATCGCCAAGTAAGTGTTGCTCGCCCCTTTTTTTGGGGTTACAACTTTATTGATTTTTGATCACGCCCTGCTGGTGGAATTGGCAGACATCGCGAGACTGGATGTCGGACAAAGCCCGGGTGGGGAGACAAAACAAGATCACGCCCTGCTGGTGGAATTGGCAGACACGCTAGACTTAGGATCTAGTGCCGAGAGGCGTGGGGGTTCAAGTCCCTCGCAGGGCACCAAATAAAAAAACCAACCATGTGGTTGGTTTTTTTATTTGGGGACCTGCGAGGGACTTGAAGCGAATGACCCGGCCGCCAGTGGCGGCAGGTTGAGCTGGAAGCGAGACCTAGGGTCATGAGGGTGGTCAGGCAGTCAGTTGAGCGACCGCAGGGAGTAGGCTCAACTGACCGGGTCTCCGACCCGTGAAGCGTGTTCTTGCAAAAATCTCTATAGCCTACCGCAGCCCGCTTTCAATGTACCACCCATCCACTGGGGAGCCGGAATACCATGTCTGGTATCCAGTCCATAGGCGATTAGACCGTCTCCGGGATTGCAGCGAACCAGCTCCACTTGGTTTAGAATGCGAAAGTACCTGCTGGAGTTCACATCATCTTCACGGGAAAGAAAGCCTTCAACGGCCAAGGATCCCAAGTCGCGCACGGGTAGCTGAACACGTGTGGGGACCAAACTGTAGTCCTGGCCTGAGTGGCAAAGAGCGATGGTATCATCCTGCATGACCAGCTCAAGGCGCTTAGCTACGTTTTCATCCTGAGTGACCAGGTTGATCTGAAAGAGTCCGTAGTTTTGCCCCTGATACCTGATGGTGTAGGTTCCTGAGGTCCAAGTGCTAAATTTGGATTTGGATGCAAAGACGAATGTCTTTCGGCCTCTTTGGAGTCCTTGGATCTCCTCGCCATCATAGGCCTCAATGATTTGTTTTTGTAGAACCCGCCCGATGCGAGTTGTGCCGTACTCATAGCAGTAGGCACCTTCACCCAGGGCTGTGCCCATGGAAAACACGACGAAGCCCACAAGTAGGCTTGCAAGAATAGCTTTATTCATTTGTGATACCCCATTTGTCTGACCCGCACCACCGGGTCGGTATTTATCCTAATGTTCAAAATCTTCTAGCAGAAATAATCCCCCGGGACGTGAAAAAGGGACCCCCTATAGATCATGCAATTCACACATAAAATTTGGACAAGAGGGAACTAAGAGGCTGGTTTAAGTGAGGAAATTATTGGCTATTTCGGTCCTGTGGGTGAAATAGGTGAGTAAATTTTCTAAGTCCAAGCTGTCCCTATCCCCACCCCTCTCCCGGGTGTAGCTAAATTGAGAAATCTAAACTCAACGAATAAGCAGTCACCTATAAAATCCGGGAGGGGAAAATGCGTCAGGTATTGTTGGCCCTATTTGTATTTGCCAGTGCGGCTCAGGCATCAGCCGCGAGTTCAAAAGTTCTTAAGAATTGCTACGGCGACGATGGTGCCCAGTTTTTTGTTTCCGAACTTGAAGACATCTCAATTGCCGGCCAGATTCCTGTCTTGTTGTTCAATGACCTGAACCAGGTGGTCGGCGTGATGGCGGTTGAGCCCAAGCGGGCCGAGAGATCTCCCAACCAAGCAAAATCTGTCGAGGTCCACTTGATGTCTCTGTGTGCCCTGGGGCTTGAAGTGGATACATTCTACTATGCTGAGGACAGCTCTGCGGATCTCATGAAGTGGACAGGGGAAAAGGACTGGTCTTTGGCCATCACTCAGGACGAGGGCATGATCACCATGAATGCCACTGTGGAAAAAAAGAGTGAGTATGCGACTAAAATCAAAGTCGACTTTAGAGGTTACGATGTCTTTCGCGAAGAAGAGGAACTAGAGCCCAGCAACGATCCGACATTTGTTGAGGACTGGGGTCCAGCTCGTGGAACGGGATCTTTTTACTTTTACATTCCCAGAAACTGGCTACTCAAAAACTAAGATACCTTTAGAATTCGTCTCCCGCACTGCTAAAGAACCTGTGGTAGGTCCTGCGACAACGAAAATAGGAGGAAGGGGCGCCTTCCTCCTATCCAACAACTGATTAATCTTGCGGGATGTAAATCAGTCGTTGATTGTTCTCAACATGTCGTCTGCATCATCACGATCGTAAGCTCCAGGAACATAGGGCTGTCCTTTGGAGGGCTTCACTTCCGGACTCCAATCGTCGCCACGCTGCTCTCCATCCCAAGGCTCAGAGGGGCTGGGGATCACGGGGTTGTCACAGCGGCTATACAGAATATCATCGCAAAGATCATTGTTGCTGTAGTGTTGTGCGGAAGCACCCATGGGAAGAGCAAGTGCCAGTAGGGCAACAAGAGTTGCTACTTTCATAATTATCTCCTTACTTTTTGTTTGTCGTAAATAACGACATGTTTTTTTATTGGGTACTTATGGCTTAAAAGGAGATTGTTCTTTGAGCAAGATTAATTTTGACTGCGAAGTAATTTTATTTTTTCACATCTCACGGCGTTCTAATTTTTTCGCAAAGCCAACGAAGACAAAGGGAACACACTCTTCGTCGACTCGTGTCGCTGCAAGAGATTGAACCCAGTCCTTAAATTGATTCAATCTGTCTAGTACTTGGTCCGCTGCCCATGATGGCACAAGCTGCATTGCAGAACACAGAGCTTGATTATCTGTGCCTTCACGAGAAACGTAACTCGACATATGGCGCATAATAAAGTCAGTGCCTTTGGCAACACTGCGTGGACGACTGTTAATCACCGAAGGGATTCTATAGACCCGCCCGAATCGTTTGATTTTTTTGTTTGTGACCTGAATCAATTCAAGTGTTTGCAGGTTCTTGACCAGGCTCTCGTCATCAACTTCAAAACGGTCAACTTCTCCAAACAGCAAAACCTTTTTGAATAGTAAAAAAGCCTCTTCATTTTCGGTTAAGTACTTCAACTGCCGATCGGAATATATAGATGTGTTGCCTTTGAGTTGCCACAGTCCAGTGGATTTTTTTGGTCGGATCGACAAGAGATTTTGTTCAAGGAATCTAATGACCTGCTGTCCCTCGTTATAATCACCCTGTTCATAGAGGTCAAAGGTTGTACGGAACATAGCCAGCAAGGCATCACGCTTAAGCCCATCGTCCATGCGACCAAATAGCAGTGCAAACAGTTTGAAGCTGGGAGTGCGCTGACCAGACTCGATCTGCTGATAATGACGCAAACTGATTCCCAGATCACCCTCGCCACCAAGGTGATTGAAAAACTTCGTTGCTGAATCGAACCCAGAGTTCGTTCTCCAGGAAATCAAAAAGTCCGCCAAGTTCATGACTTAGCCTCTACTGCGAACAATTTGTTCGTACAAGAAATATTTGTTCATATTGTCATTTGACCAGGGTGGGGCTGTAAGTTACGACCGGTCTACCTAAGAGGGTCCAAAATGATATCTCGCTTTTTTAAATGCCAGGCCTTGCTCATCCTATTTGCCACTCTGTGGGTAGATGCTGCCTTGGCCATGGATTGGAAGGAAATCCTCAAAGACCCGCGCCTTTATGTAGAGCAGCCAAGTGTTACCGTTGGAGTCAATCGTAACCTGCGCATGTCGGTCCCTATTACCGACACCTGTCTAACTAGTGGGGTTTTGCGGACCCGGGATCTGGTTGGTATTGAATCCCGTGTCAATTACCGCAGCGGCGGTGATCAGGATGTCTGGCGGACGGAGTACGACTACCTATTTGCCAATGAGATGGGTGAATTAGTCTGCGGGGATTGGTCGACTAATGAGATTTGTTCTAGATGGTTAAGAGAGCCTAAAGAAGTCCCTCGTGAATTGGAGTTAAAGATCTATCGAACCTCGGGCGAGGTCGGTAAGAGTTTCTTATTTGATAAGGTGTTTAATATCCCGTCTTGTCGACGGGAAGGCGGAGGTGCCGGAGGTGACGGAACATAAAAAAGGACCACAGGAGTTAATGAAAGTAATCGCCAGAATACTTTGATTCTCGTAGATTTATCCCAATAAAAAAACAAGAAGATATTGACCCCTGCGGTCCAGGGTGGATTTTTAGCATCGGCCTCGGTTGATGTAAATGGATAAGTTGAAGGCGTTGGTTGTCACCCCTATGGACAGCTAACAGACTCCTCCTTCTCGAAGGCGTTGTTTCGTTCTCCGGCCCTTCTCCTGTTTTATTGCGGCTTAGTCGAAGTCGTGGAAAGAGGAGGTACGGTGAAAAAAGTACTTAAAAGTGTATGGTTGGTAGCCATGGTGGCATTGGCCAGCGGCAGTGTTGTGGGGCACATGTCTTCATCTGCGGGTGTCCAAAGAGAGACTATTCCGCCACCGGCTGAGGTGGTTCACGTCGAGCTAAAGCCAATCAACGAAAATTCCCAACAGGGCAGTTACGCTCCGAAATACAAGAAATACTCGAAGCTACCACGATTCACCCAGGGTTTAGTCTTTGATGAACAGACGGGGACCTTGTTTGAGAGCGTAGGGTGGTGGCGCCACTCGTCTCTCATCCAATACACTTTGGATCAGACCCAGCTTACGTCCAGCTATAGGGAGCTCTCTTATCTTAATGACTTCTATCAAAGAGACAATCTCACTCCCGAGGAGGAAAATGCCACCGGCTGGATGGCTGGCATATGGAAAAACTTTTTTGCCGAAGGATTGGCACTGGTCGGAAACTCCCTGATTCAGTTCTCATGGCGGGGAGAGAAGTATTTTGTTTACAAAAAGGATAGGGTCATTGGAGGAAAAAAGAAACCGCGAGCCTACCAGAGAAAAGGTGAGGGCTGGGGGGCTACGGTCTACAAGGAAGGTGCGAAGGAATTCTTGCTCCTCAGTGACGGCTCAAGTCTGATCACCTTCTATGATGCCGGTGATCTCACAAACTTGAAAAAAGTGGGTTTTATCGAGGTGGTCAATGGTGATCGACCGGTGAGTCAAATCAATGAACTGGAAATGGTTGGCAACAAGTTATTGGCCAATGTCTTTATTGATGTTCGCAATGAGAATGGGGCGGGGGAGTATTATAACGGTCATCAGGTTTTGGTCATTGACCCAAAAACTGGGTACGTGGAAAAGGTGCTGCAATTTCATCCCGACCACACGGAGATGAAGACCTTCGCCGACAAGGCTTTGGCCACCAGTCCGTCGGCTCATGAACTGGCCTGTCCTCCAGACTCTCAACTTCCGGGGATGTTTTTGTGCCGTGACCGGCACTTCGCCTTTAATGGTATTGCTTACGACTCCCGACAAGACTTGGTTTACTTTACGGGAAAGAACTGGCCCTATTTTTATGAATTTAAGGGATCTGATTTGGTTGGCCCATAAGGGTGAGGGATGAGACTCGTGAAACAAAAAGCGGGCCTCCTTGGTGGGCCCGCTTTTCTTGGGTTGCGTAGTCGGTTTTTAAATCTCAGTTTTAATTACACACACATATCAGGTGACAAGCCGTCATCTTTGTTGGGATCAGTGGTTCCATCCCCGTTGTCAGGTGTTTCACCGCCTCCAGAGCCACCGCCAGGAGAAGTTCCGCCGCCGGTACCGTCATCGTCGTCGTCATCGTCACCAGACGGGGGTTGGTTTCCGCCGCCTGATCCGCCGCCGCCGGGGGGAGTGCCACCGCCGACGCCTCCGTCATCATCGTCGTCGTCATCGTCACCAGACGGGGGTTGGTTTCCGCCGCCTGATCCGCCGCCGCCAGGGGGAGTGCCACCGCCGACGCCTCCGTCATCATCGTCGTCGTCATCGTCACCAGTAATGGGAGGGGTTCCACCTGGGTTGCGCGGCACACACTCACCTAGGTAATCGCGGTGCTCGGCATCTGGTCCCCGATTGTGATTGTGGGTGATATGAGCGCGGAGAGCCGGAAGCCCTACAACTATTGTATGTTGATTATCTGGATTTCCTGGAGGGACATGACAAATGACAGCGCATTCTTTGTCGCCGTCGCAGGCGACGACCACAGGGTCTAAGTTATCTGGAAAGGCAAATGCCTTTGCTACCGAGGTGACTGGCGTGCATCCAGCCTTGCCGTTTGCGTCCTGGTCGCTGCCAAAACGAACGTCACTATTACAGCCGATGACAAAAATAATTGATGTTAAAAGCCCTAAAAGCCGTAGCCCCATGGTCTACCCCCGTCAAAGTGGTTTCTGCCTAATCGCGCAGAGATTCAGATTACATGTGCGGTAATTTGATTTTCAGGAAACGGACAGCAGAAATTACGAGAGCCCTGGAAGGAACGGACAGGTGATTGGTCTCCATACAGCAAGACGAAACCCCGCGCCAATTCCTCTCAAACTATTTTATTTTTTGGGTTTTTAATCATTTTGGGACACAATGGGACCTTGATTCGTCTCAGTTTGATGCGTTTTAGGCGGTTAGACGGGATGATGACCTTTGCAAGTGAACGGAGGGCGCATGGTTATGGGATACATGGGAAGGCTTTTGACGCTGACAATGGCGTTGGCCCTGGCAAGCTGTACGAGCAAAAAACGGGAAGTCAAAATGGTGGCCGGCCTCAAATATGAGGAGACCCTGATCTACAATCTGACCACTGAGCCTCCGACCCTGGATTGGAACAAGGCCACTGATGTGGCCTCAGCCATAGTGATATTTAATGTCATGGAACCCTTGCTTGGCTTTGACTTGAGTGAGAATGATTTGCCCCTTGAGCCTCGCCTGGCGGTAGATTGGCATGCAGAAAAACAGGGGCACCAGTGGGTTTTTGAGCTCCGCGAAGGGGTTAAGTGGTCAGATGGGAAGGAGTTCGAAGCCCAGCAGGTGGTGGACAGTCTAGAGAGACTTCTTCAACCCGAAACAGCCGCATCGGGTGCCAGTTGGTTTTTTGAAGTCGTGGGGGCGAAGGACTTCAATAAAGGTATTCTTAAGGACTTCTCCCAAGTGGGAGTGAAAGCTGAAGGTAAGTATCAGATTCGCTTTACTCTCAACAAGCCTCTAGCCTACTTTCCTAAATTGCTAGCGATTCAAAATGCCATCCCTATCCGTAAAGATCTCATTGCCAAATATGGGGATAAGTGGACAGAAGCGGAGAATCTGGCGACGCTGGGTTCCTACCACCTCAAGGAGTGGAAACACGACAATTACCTAGTGCTGGAGAAAAACATCGGTTACTTTCTCACGCCGCCACCCATTCAGAATGTTCTACTAAGAATCATCAATGACGAGTCCACGGGTGTGAATCTGTTCGAAACTGGACAGATTGATATTCAGCCCACCATTCCTGCTGGCGAACTGGATCGACTGAAGGGTAAGGCTGAGTTTAAGACAAGCAGCGAGTACTCCATTAACTTTCTTGGCTTTAATACAAAAAAGGAGCCATTCAACAATCCAGATGTCCGTCGCGCCATATCCATGGCCATAGACCGACGTGAGATTGTTCAGGTCCTAGGTGGTCACGTCATGGGCAATCGGGCCTGGTTGCCACCCGATATGTTGGGTTACAGTGATACCTTTGGAATGACCTTTGACCCAGACAAGGCGAGAATCCTCCTTGGAAAAACTGGATATGGGAGGAGTAAACAGTTTCCCAAAGCTGTGATCTCCTACAACACCAATTCCAATCACAAGCTGGTTATTGAAAACATTCAGGCTCAATTGAAGAAGAATCTGGGTATTGAGCTTGAGATCCAAAACCAAGAATGGAAGAGTTACTTAGCCCAGATCAACTCCGATGCCCCTCATCTCTTTCGCATGGGGTGGATCGCTTTGTTTCCTGATCCGGCCCCTATGTTTGAGGTTTTTCGTAGCGACTCTGAATTTAATCGCTTTGGCTGGGGGGGGCAGGAATTTAATCAGCTCCTAGATTCGGCAGCGGCCGAGCTGAAGCCTGAAAAACGCTTTGAATACTACAAACGCATTCAGGAAATCCTCAGCGTTGAAGAGGTTCCGGCCTTTGCCGTGTACTCGTCCAGCAACAAATACCTTGTCAGTGAGAGAACCCAGGGGTTCCCCATAAATCCTTTGGATCGGGTGGAGTTTCGACGAGTAAAATTGAAGTGACATTGTTTGACGGTGGGTGATAATGACACCTGAGAATTCTGGCGATTGGGAGTGTAAGAATGGATTGCCCTTGTCAAAGTGGAACTGAGTTTTCAAATTGTTGTGAGCCGATATTAAGCGGCAAAGAAAAGGCAGAAACGGCTGAGCGCTTGATGCGTGCTCGTTATACGGCATTCACCCGGGTGGATATGGACTTCGTCAATAAAACTCATGATCCAAAGACTAAAAAGGATCTGGACCCTGAAGCCAACCGTCGTTGGGCGGAAAGCGCTGAGTGGAAGGGTCTGGACGTTGTTGGCACCACAGGCGGTGGGCCTGAGGATGAAAAAGGGACGGTTGAGTTCAAGGTGAGCTACGACATGGGAGATGGCCCTGAGGAGCATCACGAATTGAGTACTTTCGTTAAACGCAATGGCCAGTGGTATTTCTCAGACGGCAAAAACCCCAGTTTGAAGACGGTAGAGCGTGGTGAAAAGGTGGGGCGTAATGATCCCTGCCCCTGTGGAAGTGGCAAAAAATATAAAAAGTGTTGCGGTTAGGAG from Pseudobdellovibrionaceae bacterium encodes the following:
- a CDS encoding YchJ family protein, whose translation is MDCPCQSGTEFSNCCEPILSGKEKAETAERLMRARYTAFTRVDMDFVNKTHDPKTKKDLDPEANRRWAESAEWKGLDVVGTTGGGPEDEKGTVEFKVSYDMGDGPEEHHELSTFVKRNGQWYFSDGKNPSLKTVERGEKVGRNDPCPCGSGKKYKKCCG
- a CDS encoding peptide ABC transporter substrate-binding protein → MVMGYMGRLLTLTMALALASCTSKKREVKMVAGLKYEETLIYNLTTEPPTLDWNKATDVASAIVIFNVMEPLLGFDLSENDLPLEPRLAVDWHAEKQGHQWVFELREGVKWSDGKEFEAQQVVDSLERLLQPETAASGASWFFEVVGAKDFNKGILKDFSQVGVKAEGKYQIRFTLNKPLAYFPKLLAIQNAIPIRKDLIAKYGDKWTEAENLATLGSYHLKEWKHDNYLVLEKNIGYFLTPPPIQNVLLRIINDESTGVNLFETGQIDIQPTIPAGELDRLKGKAEFKTSSEYSINFLGFNTKKEPFNNPDVRRAISMAIDRREIVQVLGGHVMGNRAWLPPDMLGYSDTFGMTFDPDKARILLGKTGYGRSKQFPKAVISYNTNSNHKLVIENIQAQLKKNLGIELEIQNQEWKSYLAQINSDAPHLFRMGWIALFPDPAPMFEVFRSDSEFNRFGWGGQEFNQLLDSAAAELKPEKRFEYYKRIQEILSVEEVPAFAVYSSSNKYLVSERTQGFPINPLDRVEFRRVKLK
- a CDS encoding glutaminyl-peptide cyclotransferase; this encodes MKKVLKSVWLVAMVALASGSVVGHMSSSAGVQRETIPPPAEVVHVELKPINENSQQGSYAPKYKKYSKLPRFTQGLVFDEQTGTLFESVGWWRHSSLIQYTLDQTQLTSSYRELSYLNDFYQRDNLTPEEENATGWMAGIWKNFFAEGLALVGNSLIQFSWRGEKYFVYKKDRVIGGKKKPRAYQRKGEGWGATVYKEGAKEFLLLSDGSSLITFYDAGDLTNLKKVGFIEVVNGDRPVSQINELEMVGNKLLANVFIDVRNENGAGEYYNGHQVLVIDPKTGYVEKVLQFHPDHTEMKTFADKALATSPSAHELACPPDSQLPGMFLCRDRHFAFNGIAYDSRQDLVYFTGKNWPYFYEFKGSDLVGP